In Phocoena phocoena chromosome 11, mPhoPho1.1, whole genome shotgun sequence, one DNA window encodes the following:
- the GPRC5A gene encoding retinoic acid-induced protein 3 isoform X2 codes for MSTGAPDGCRSNLDPRYYRLCDKEAAWGIVLEALASVGAVTSVAFMIALLVFICKVQDSNRRKVLPTQFLFLLGVLGIFGLPFAFIISLDGSTGPTRFFLFGILFALCFSCLLVHAFNLTKLVQGRQPLSMLAMLGLALGFSLVQDVIAIEYVVLTMNRTNVNIFFELSPPRRNEDFVMLLIYVFFLMMLTFFTASFTFRGSFTGWKRHGAHIYLTMFLSIAIWVTWITLLFVPTPGPQWDDTILSSALVANGWVFLLAYIAPELQLLTKQRNPMDYPVEDAFCKPQLMKQNYGVENIAYSQEGITQGTEPGWVENPLWENGGEP; via the coding sequence ATGTCCACAGGTGCCCCCGATGGTTGCCGCTCGAACCTGGACCCCAGGTACTACAGGCTCTGCGATAAGGAGGCAGCCTGGGGTATCGTCTTAGAGGCCTTGGCGTCGGTGGGTGCTGTGACCTCGGTGGCCTTCATGATCGCCCTCCTGGTTTTCATCTGCAAGGTCCAGGACTCCAACAGGCGCAAAGTGCTCCCCACCCAGTTCCTCTTTCTCCTGGGTGTGCTGGGGATCTTTGGCCTCCCCTTCGCCTTCATCATCAGCCTTGACGGCAGCACGGGGCCCACACGCTTCTTCCTCTTCGGCatcctctttgccctctgcttCTCTTGCCTCCTGGTTCACGCCTTCAACCTGACGAAGCTGGTCCAAGGGAGGCAGCCCCTCTCCATGCTGGCGATGctgggcctggccctgggctTCAGTCTGGTGCAGGATGTCATCGCCATCGAGTATGTGGTCCTCACCATGAACAGGACCAACGTCAACATCTTCTTCGAGCTTTCTCCTCCTCGGCGCAACGAGGACTTTGTCATGCTGCTCATCTACGTCTTCTTCCTGATGATGCTGACCTTCTTCACGGCCTCTTTCACTTTTCGGGGATCCTTCACTGGCTGGAAGAGACACGGGGCCCACATCTACCTCACTATGTTCCTCTCCATTGCCATCTGGGTGACGTGGATCACCCTGCTCTTTGTTCCTACCCCCGGCCCCCAGTGGGATGACACCATCCTCAGTTCAGCCTTGGTGGCCAATGGCTGGGTTTTCCTGTTGGCTTACATTGCCCCCGAGCTGCAGCTGCTCACAAAGCAACGGAACCCCATGGATTACCCTGTGGAGGATGCTTTCTGTAAACCTCAGCTCATGAAACAGAACTATGGTGTGGAGAACATAGCTTATTCTCAAGAGGGAATCACTCAAGGTACAGAGCCGGGCTGGGTAGAGAATCCCTTGTGGGAAAATGGGGGAGAACCATAA